The Ictalurus punctatus breed USDA103 chromosome 9, Coco_2.0, whole genome shotgun sequence genome contains a region encoding:
- the degs2 gene encoding sphingolipid delta(4)-desaturase/C4-monooxygenase DES2 (The RefSeq protein has 4 substitutions compared to this genomic sequence): protein MGKAGERVDFEWVYDEQPHTWRRKEILAKYPQIKNLMGPDPQLKWVVSGMVLTQLVACYLIHELSWKWVFFWAYAFGGCVNHSLTLAIHDISHNIAFGNKQVRWNRWFAMFANLPIGLPYSASFKKYHIDHHRYLGGDGLDVGIPTDLEGWFFCTPARKMLWLFLQPLFYALRPLVVNPKPVTRLEMMNAVMQFAADILLYYIWGLKPIVYLISGSILCMGLHPISGHFIAEHYMFLKGHETYSYYGALNLITFNVGYHMEHHDFPGIPGSKLPEVKKIAAEYYDSLPQHTSWIRVLWDFVFDDSIGPYARVKREYKLAKQE from the exons ATGGGTAAAGCAGGTGAACGTGTGGACTTTGAATGGGTTTACGACGAGCAGCCGCACACatggagaagaaaagaaattttAG CAAAGTATCCACAGATCAAGAATTTGATGGGTCCTGACCCCCAGCTGAAGTGGATTGTGTCTGGAATGGTACTTACTCAACTCGTAGCATGTTACCTGATCCATGAGTTGTCTTGGAAGTGGGTGTTTTTCTGGGCATATGCCTTTGGTGGCTGTGTAAACCACTCCTTGACCCTGGCCATCCATGATATCTCTCACAACATCGCATTCGGGAACAAGCAGGTGCGCTGGAACCGGTGGTTCGCCATGTTCGCCAATCTACCCATTGGCCTACCTTACTCGGCCTCCTTCAAGAAATACCACATCGACCACCACCGCTACCTTGGAGGGGATGGCCTTGACGTGGACATCCCTACAGACCTGGAAGGCTGGTTCTTCTGCACACCTGCAAGGAAGATGCTCTGGCTCTTCCTCCAGCCCTTATTCTATGCACTGCGGCCACTGGTGGTGAACCCAAAACCTGTGACCAGACTGGAGATGATGAATGCAGTAATGCAGTTCGCAGCAGACATACTTCTCTATTATATCTGGGGACTCAAACCAATTGTGTACCTTATCTCTGGGTCTATATTGTGCATGGGTCTGCATCCCATCTCTGGACACTTCATTGCTGAGCATTACATGTTCCTGAAGGGCCATGAGACCTACTCGTACTACGGCGCTCTCAACTTAATCACTTTCAATGTGGGATACCATATGGAGCATCATGATTTCCCCAGCATCCCTGGTAGTAAGTTACCTGAG GTGAAGAAAATAGCAGCAGAGTATTATGATTCACTACCGCAGCACACCTCCTGGATACGGGTTCTCTGGGACTTTGTGTTTGACGACAGCATTGGCCCCTATGCCAGAATCAAACGAGAATACAAGCTGGCCAAACAGGAATAA